A genome region from Chryseobacterium sp. G0186 includes the following:
- a CDS encoding cysteine desulfurase family protein, which produces MDKIYLDNAATTPLADEVIDAMVGTMKMNFGNPSSTHSFGQEAKILLENVRRQVADYLHVTPAEIIFTSCGTESNNMIIKSAVEHLGVERIISSPLEHKCVSESILDMKGRKGVEVNYIRPNEKGDIDLTKLEELLKTSDKKTLVSLMHANNEIGNIINLKKVAQLCKEHNALFHSDTVQTMAHMNLDFSDIPVDFASCSAHKFHGPKGAGFAFIRKATGLKGIITGGPQERSLRAGTENVSGIVGLGKALELSLNHMDEYTNHMQEIKDYAIERLSAEIKGIKFNGRSAEKENSLYTVLSALLPYKNPLIGLQLDMKGIAISQGSACSSGASKPSMVMMMVLSEDEMDHCTPLRISFSHMTTKAEIDALVNALKEISSDFAIEKTNVEHR; this is translated from the coding sequence ATGGATAAAATATATTTAGATAATGCCGCAACCACTCCGCTTGCAGATGAAGTGATAGATGCAATGGTTGGTACGATGAAGATGAACTTCGGAAACCCGTCTTCAACCCACAGTTTTGGCCAGGAAGCAAAAATTCTTCTTGAAAATGTAAGAAGACAGGTTGCAGACTATCTTCATGTAACTCCTGCTGAGATCATTTTTACTTCTTGCGGAACAGAATCCAACAATATGATTATCAAATCTGCCGTAGAACATCTTGGGGTAGAAAGGATCATAAGTTCTCCATTGGAGCATAAATGTGTCTCGGAGAGTATTTTGGATATGAAAGGCAGAAAAGGAGTAGAAGTAAACTACATTCGCCCTAATGAAAAAGGAGATATTGACCTTACTAAATTAGAAGAGTTATTAAAGACTTCAGATAAAAAGACATTGGTAAGCTTGATGCATGCCAACAACGAGATCGGAAATATTATCAACCTTAAAAAGGTAGCTCAGCTATGCAAGGAGCATAATGCTCTTTTCCATTCCGATACGGTGCAGACTATGGCTCACATGAACCTTGATTTCTCTGATATTCCTGTAGATTTCGCTTCCTGTAGTGCCCATAAGTTTCATGGTCCGAAAGGAGCCGGTTTTGCCTTTATCAGAAAAGCAACAGGCTTAAAGGGAATCATCACAGGAGGACCTCAGGAAAGAAGCCTTAGAGCCGGAACAGAAAATGTTAGCGGTATTGTAGGACTTGGAAAAGCATTGGAGCTTTCACTGAACCATATGGATGAATATACAAACCATATGCAGGAGATCAAGGATTATGCTATTGAAAGACTATCCGCTGAAATTAAGGGGATAAAGTTCAATGGAAGAAGTGCCGAAAAGGAAAACAGCCTTTACACCGTATTAAGTGCATTGTTGCCATATAAAAACCCGTTGATCGGGCTTCAGTTGGATATGAAAGGAATTGCCATTTCTCAGGGAAGTGCATGTTCTTCCGGAGCATCCAAGCCGTCAATGGTTATGATGATGGTGCTTTCCGAGGATGAAATGGATCATTGTACCCCATTACGTATTTCATTCAGCCATATGACAACTAAGGCAGAGATTGATGCATTGGTGAATGCCTTAAAGGAAATTTCCAGCGACTTTGCTATAGAAAAAACTAATGTTGAGCATAGATAG
- the trxA gene encoding thioredoxin yields the protein MALEITDSSFQDTVLKSDKPVLVDFWAVWCGPCRTLGPIIEEVASDFEGKAVVGKVDVDNNQEISMQYGIRNIPTVLIFKNGEVVDKLVGVAPKEVIAEKLSAHL from the coding sequence ATGGCTTTAGAAATTACAGACAGCTCATTCCAGGATACCGTTTTAAAATCAGACAAACCAGTATTGGTGGATTTCTGGGCAGTATGGTGTGGACCTTGTAGAACTTTGGGACCAATCATCGAAGAAGTGGCATCAGATTTTGAAGGGAAAGCAGTAGTAGGAAAAGTAGATGTAGACAACAATCAGGAAATTTCAATGCAGTATGGCATCAGAAATATTCCTACTGTTCTTATTTTTAAGAACGGAGAAGTGGTAGATAAGTTAGTAGGTGTAGCTCCAAAAGAGGTAATCGCTGAAAAATTAAGCGCTCACTTATAA